Genomic segment of Burkholderia pyrrocinia:
GAGCCAATGTCAATAGCAGCGCAATGAAGAAGGACGGGCGCGGCCTTTCCGGAAACGTAACGTTGAGCGGCGGTGCCTTGACGGACTGGAAGATGGCGCTTTCCCCGTTGTCCGCGGCACAACTTGCCGCGCTGCCATTCGACGCGAGCGCGCCCACGAGCGCGCGTCCCTTCTTTGCGAAAGCGACCTTCGCTATCGAAACGCAGAAGGACATGTATATCGACATGTCGTCATGGGGGACCGGCTATGTTTTCGTGAACGGACGCAACCTCGGTCGCTATTGGCCATCGGTAGGCCCCCAGACTCGCCTGTATTGCCCTGGCGTGTGGTTGAACAGTGGCAGCAATACGATTGTCGTTTTCGAATTCACGCAGGCAAGCGCCGGTTCGCTGAGTTTCTTCGGTTCGAGCAATCTGCCTTACAACATCAAGTCGGATTAATGGGAGAGGTGATGGATTCACGAATCTCGGCCATACCTCCTTCACGGGCGGGAAATCGACGACCGTGTCGTTGATGCGGTTGAACGTGTTGGTGAAGATCAGCAGCGCGATCGCGAGCGAGATTTCAGCGAGTTGCGCGTCCGTGTAGCCGGCTTCGCGGATCGACGCGCATTCGTTGTCGGTGATCGTGCCGCTGGTCCGTTCCGTTGCAGGTTCAACATGAAGCGGATCAGCGCGTCGCGCTTCGCGTCGCCGCTGTTCGGCTGGCCCGAGCGGATCGCGCGCAGCGCGCCGACCGACGCCGTCGCCACCTGGTCAACGAGATTTCTTCTGTGAAACCGACGAGCTCGCGCAGCCTGCCGATCAATGAATGGCCCTTGGCATCAGGCCTTGCCGCGTCTCAAGCTCCGGCCAGTATCTCGTGTCGGCTTTTCCGCTGCTATTCGCAGCACTTGATAAAACGATCGAAGACGGCGGGGCGGTTCAGGACTCTGGCGGATTCGTTCTCCAGTTCCTCGGTCTCGTTGTCGTCACTAATCGTGACGAACAGCGCGATCTTCTCGCGCTCGGCACTGCGTTGGCGCGACTTTCCTAGTGGGTCGATCGTCTCGACCGCCATGCCCTCGCTGTCGTAGCGTATATGGGTCTTCGTGCCGTCCGCTCGTGTGAAAAGATTCAGCGCGATATCCGGCGAGTAGTCGGCCGGGCACCCTGACGAGGCGTCGTTCGGGCGAAAACGCTTGCGGAAAACCGCTTGTGCGAACGTCACTTGCGCTGGCCAACCCGAAGCCCGGTAAAGATTGCTCGACATATCATTACAAAATATTACATACGCTGCGGCGCATGGATCCCTACAATCCTCGCAACTGACGGGCGTGCATGCCGCACTGCGGTTTCCGCTCTGTCGTCAAAGGGCTTGCAGCGACGAAGGCGGTGACCGATAACACGCAGTTGCCCGCATTCGGCGCGTCACTGCCGGCATCGAGCGCGTGTGGATCGGTGTTGACATCGCATGGGCCTTCGAGGGGAAAGCATCCGGACGGTACGATGTACTGATAGGAATACGAAATGACGCCGCTGCAAGTCATCCGGAGTCTCGATCTGCTCACGAACGCGATCGAAGTCGCGGTCGCCGGGGCCGACTGGAGCGAGGCCGTGCGGGCCGCCGAAACACGTTCAAGGTTCGTGATTGCGCTTGCGCCCGATCAACCGGACGAGGTTCGCGCGGCGATCGGGAGAATGCAGGAGACCGATATCCGGATCTTGACCATCGCGCGGGAAACGTTGGCGGCACTCATCGCCGAGGGCTGGATTGCGTTGCACGAAGCCCGGCTGGCGACGCAGGCGTTGGCGGCGAAGCCGCTGTCGCCAGGGGCGGATGCCACGGCATCCCGATTCCCTTCATTTCCCGCATGAGCTTCACTACCCGGGCGATGCACATGCTCAATACGCGAACAGATCTTTGGAATTGCCTGTCGCGGGTTTAACGTTTCGGTGGCGGTATGCGATTTCGAAAACGCATCAGTTATGTCGATGCAACACGGTGGTTCGTTGACGGCGACCATGATCGAGTGGAGAACCGTCAAGGCATGTGGGCGGTCGCCACGCCGGAAGGTTGGCGTTCGGTGAAGTCTGGCGACTGGATATTGCTCGATGAGCGGGGCAACTGCTGGCCGATGGACGACAGGCTTTTCGCGAGTTTCTACGAACCGGTTGCGGAGTGAGCGCGGCTGAAACACACGCGCCGCGAGCGGATACGGCACGCCCGCGATAGCGGGTGCGCCATCATGCCTACGGGCTCGCGCGAGAAAACAGCAACGAATCGGCGTCGTTGAACCGAATACGCACCGGCTCGCCATACCCGGCTTTCTCCGCCACGCGGATTGACGCGACGTTGGTCGGCGCGATCAAACACACGCTGCGCTCGAACCGTTGCTGCGCATCGAGCCACGCAAGCGCGGCCGCGAGCGCCTCGGTCGCGTAGCCCTTGCCGTGCGCCCATGTCGCGAGCGCCCAGCCGGCTTCCGGCACGCCGCGAATCGGCGGCTCGATGATTCGGTGGAAATCCGCGAAGCCGAGATCGCCGACATAACGGCCGGACGCTTTCTCGCGAATCGCCCAGTAGCCATAGCCGAGCAGCGGCCACAGCCCGCGATACGCGAGCATGCGCATCCACGAGTCGCGCGGCGCGGACGGCTCGCCGTTGAAGATGTGCGCGACGACGTCCGGCTCGGCCCACATCGCGGCAAGGGCGCCGAAGTCGCCGAGCGGATGGCCTTCGAGGACGAGGCGCGGCGTGTCGAGAACGGGCGGGGAAGAGACGGGCGGCATCGTGATTTCCGGAAAGGGGGAGAAGACAGGGCCAGCTAGACCGTCAGCACGTCGATGCCGCGTTGCCGAAGGTCGTCGACCCAAACCGGATCGGCGCCCGTATCGATGATCGGCATGTCGAGCTGCCCGGCGCTCGCGATCACGGACAGGTCAGGCTTCGTCAGTTTAGACGAATCGGCCACCGCGATCACCTGGCCGGCACGGTCGAGCGATGGAATGATATCAAAGCCCCTCGCCGGAGTGGGCGCGCGCAACGCCGATGGTTCGCGCGGCATGCTCGCCAGCCAATCGGGCCGTACAACATCGACGCCGGCACGAATTCGCAACTGCTCGCGATCGTCGGCATTCGACACCGGTTCTCAGCCCTCTGCCGGCCTGCGCGACGGCGAGCGTGCGGATTTCCCGCACGTTCGCCCGCGCAAGCGGCAGCCCCGGCATCACGCGGCCGACGCTTCCCGATGAAACGGATAGTCCGTGTACCCGTGCGCACCGCCGCCGTAGAACGTCGTGCGGTCGTAGCGCGTCAGCGGCGCGCCGGTCCGGAGCCGTTCCGGCAGATCGGGGTTCGAGACGAACATGCGGCCGAACGCGACGAGGTCCGCGTGACCGTCCGCGAGGATCTGTTCCGCGTTGTCGCGCGTGAAGCCGCCGGCCGCGACGATCGTGCCGTGGAACACCTGGCGCAGGTCCTTCGCCGACACGTCGTGTTCGCTCGCGTCCGCGTTTTCCTCATTGCCGCGAATCCGCGGCTCGATCACGTGCAGATACGCGAGGCCGTAGTCGTTCAGGCGCCGCGCGACATAACCGAACGTCGCGTGCGGATCGCTGTCGGATACCGTGCCGTACGAGCCGCTCGGCGACAGCCGCACCGCGACGCGGCCGGCGCCCCAGACGGACACCGTCGCGTCGACGACTTCGAACAGGAAGCGCGCGCGATTCTCGATCGGGCCGCCATATGCATCGGTGCGGTCGTTCGCGCCGTCGAGCAGGAACTGGTCGAGCAGATAGCCGTTCGCGGCATGCAGTTCGACCCCGTCGAAACCGGCCGCTTTCGCGCGTTGCGCGCCGGCGCGAAACTGCTCGACGATGCCCGGGATCTCGTGCAGCGCGAGCGGACGAGGCTCGACGAGCTCGGCTTCGGCGATGGCGCCGTGCGCGTCGCGGATCGCCGCGTGCTCGAGCGAGCGCCGCGCGGACGGCGCAATGGGCGTCACGCCGCCCGTGTTGGCCGGATGCGCCTGACGGCCCGCATGCCAGAGCTGCAGGAAGATGCGCGCGCCTTTCGCATGCACGGCGTCGACCACACGCTTCCAGCCGGCGACCTGGGCATCGGTGTAGATTCCCGGCGCGTCCACGTACGCAATCGCGAGCGGCGAGATCGCGGTGGCGTCCGTGATCAGCAGGCCGCCATCGGTCGCGCGCTGCGTGTAGTACTCGATCATCAGGTCGCCAGGCACGTTGCCCGGTTCGGTGCGCATCCGGGTCACCGGCGCATGCACGACACGGTGGTTGAGCGTGACGGGACCGAGCTTCAGCGGGTTGAACAGCTTGTTCATCATGTTCTCCTTCGAACGGGTGTTGGACGGCTTGATGTTCGTCCCGAACGCCGCGCGCCAGAAGACCGGCCGCGGCGATAAAACCCATTCCGCGGCGGAATGGCCGGCGCAGCCGCTGCCCGCAACGCGGCCGCGCGCGACGACGTCGGCTTCCCGCGCGATAATCGGAATTTCACGCGGCGCCCGTCGTGCG
This window contains:
- a CDS encoding GNAT family N-acetyltransferase; translated protein: MPPVSSPPVLDTPRLVLEGHPLGDFGALAAMWAEPDVVAHIFNGEPSAPRDSWMRMLAYRGLWPLLGYGYWAIREKASGRYVGDLGFADFHRIIEPPIRGVPEAGWALATWAHGKGYATEALAAALAWLDAQQRFERSVCLIAPTNVASIRVAEKAGYGEPVRIRFNDADSLLFSRASP
- a CDS encoding alkene reductase, translating into MNKLFNPLKLGPVTLNHRVVHAPVTRMRTEPGNVPGDLMIEYYTQRATDGGLLITDATAISPLAIAYVDAPGIYTDAQVAGWKRVVDAVHAKGARIFLQLWHAGRQAHPANTGGVTPIAPSARRSLEHAAIRDAHGAIAEAELVEPRPLALHEIPGIVEQFRAGAQRAKAAGFDGVELHAANGYLLDQFLLDGANDRTDAYGGPIENRARFLFEVVDATVSVWGAGRVAVRLSPSGSYGTVSDSDPHATFGYVARRLNDYGLAYLHVIEPRIRGNEENADASEHDVSAKDLRQVFHGTIVAAGGFTRDNAEQILADGHADLVAFGRMFVSNPDLPERLRTGAPLTRYDRTTFYGGGAHGYTDYPFHREASAA